In the genome of Populus trichocarpa isolate Nisqually-1 chromosome 6, P.trichocarpa_v4.1, whole genome shotgun sequence, one region contains:
- the LOC7474680 gene encoding uncharacterized protein LOC7474680 produces the protein MRLSVVVSLLLLSFLLQQAQGIRLEKGFKQVGAQKVQAEKSPSKEKSNDGGVLGEAILCKEGQCTGMNRKLIAVTTTTSSSTTITISKNEKNGENKADHISKGRSTNGEIVGENEKLSVNSSPNSEHRVTKDHYEEIMDLTEMDYSPARRKPPIHN, from the exons ATGAGGCTTTCTGTAGTAGTTTCTCTTCTGCTTTTGTCCTTTCTCCTTCAACAGGCTCAAG GGATTCGTTTAGAAAAAGGATTCAAGCAAGTTGGAGCTCAAAAGGTCCAG GCGGAGAAGAGTCCTTCGAAAGAAAAAAGTAATGATGGTGGTGTACTGGGAGAAGCCATTCTCTGCAAAGAAGGGCAATGTACAG GAATGAATAGGAAACTTATTGCTGTGACAACCACTACTTCTAGCAGTACTACTATCACCATCTCTAAG AATGAGAAGAATGGAGAAAATAAAGCTGACCACATATCCAAGGGGAGATCAACTAATGGAGAAATAGtaggagaaaatgaaaaattatctgTTAATTCTTCGCCGAATTCTGAGCATCGAGTTACCAAGGATCATTACGAGGAAATTATGGACTTGACTGAAATGGACTATTCTCCAGCAAGGCGAAAGCCTCCGATACACAACTAA